One window of Chloroflexus aggregans DSM 9485 genomic DNA carries:
- a CDS encoding response regulator transcription factor: MRVLIVEDERAIAGYIKRGLEEQGYAVDVAYDGREALDWLDAAPFDLVILDLMLPQIDGLTVCRELRARGFRMPVLMLTARDSIDDRVRGLDSGADDYLVKPFAIQELLARLRALARRSTDAPKTPVLHIADLMLDTATRRVSRGGKYIELTAKEYAILECLMRASGRLLTRTMIAEHVWNYDTFNQSNVIDVYIRNLRRKIDDPFPVKLIQTVRGAGYRLWYEAEHEHDPT, from the coding sequence ATGCGCGTATTGATTGTTGAAGATGAACGTGCCATCGCCGGTTATATCAAACGAGGTCTTGAAGAACAAGGGTATGCCGTCGATGTCGCTTATGATGGTCGGGAAGCACTTGACTGGCTGGATGCGGCGCCGTTTGATCTGGTGATCCTCGATTTGATGCTGCCTCAGATCGATGGTCTCACCGTCTGTCGTGAATTGCGCGCTCGTGGTTTTCGTATGCCCGTGCTAATGCTAACAGCCCGCGATTCGATTGACGACCGCGTGCGTGGTCTTGACAGTGGCGCTGATGATTATCTGGTCAAACCGTTCGCGATCCAAGAGTTGTTAGCTCGTCTACGCGCGCTTGCGCGGCGGAGTACCGATGCGCCGAAAACGCCGGTGCTACACATTGCCGATCTGATGCTTGATACTGCTACCCGTCGTGTCAGTCGTGGCGGAAAGTACATTGAATTGACCGCTAAAGAGTATGCCATACTTGAGTGTTTAATGCGAGCATCAGGCCGACTCCTGACGCGGACAATGATTGCCGAACATGTTTGGAACTACGACACATTTAATCAATCGAATGTCATCGATGTCTATATTCGTAATCTGCGTCGCAAAATTGACGATCCCTTCCCGGTGAAACTCATTCAGACGGTACGGGGGGCCGGATATCGGTTATGGTACGAAGCCGAGCACGAGCATGATCCAACGTAG
- a CDS encoding carbon-phosphorus lyase complex subunit PhnI: MGYVAVRGGSEAVARAEELVECLRLLGGSTPLRLPQIRDQLRHAVSRAMHEGALYAPLLAAPAIKQAEGDSIEAAFLLRAYRTTLPRVMASLPVSGREMFCLRRISASFKDIPGGQMLGPATDYLIRLLQPALAHEDVRAVIAAAERYAALVEAGKPQPGAWGRFPKVTEYMRQEQMIVDVPAEPAHEEPFDITREPLTFPCPRSARLQAMAQADTGSLMSLAYSSTRGYGDAHPTLVELRYGYLPVQVAHPLTGEPVTIGEIEATEAEIASKAHSVTSHAEPPRFNVGYGFAFGQSELKVMSMAILDSVLTQARAGSLAGESGPAADEEFVLLHTDGIEASGFVAHYKLPHYVTFAAALSVLDRAREHRAQRQSRLGQLVDQALPSDAR; encoded by the coding sequence ATGGGATACGTTGCGGTGCGCGGGGGCAGTGAAGCCGTTGCTCGCGCCGAAGAGTTAGTCGAGTGTTTGCGCTTGCTTGGCGGCAGCACGCCGCTGCGATTGCCGCAGATCCGCGACCAACTGCGCCACGCCGTGAGCCGTGCTATGCACGAGGGTGCGCTCTATGCGCCGTTGCTGGCGGCGCCGGCAATCAAGCAGGCTGAAGGCGATAGTATTGAAGCGGCGTTTTTGCTGCGCGCCTACCGTACCACCTTGCCGCGGGTGATGGCCTCGTTGCCGGTTTCGGGGCGCGAGATGTTCTGTCTGCGCCGGATTTCGGCTTCGTTCAAAGATATTCCCGGCGGCCAGATGCTGGGGCCGGCCACCGATTACCTGATCCGCTTGTTGCAGCCGGCGCTGGCCCACGAAGACGTGCGGGCCGTGATTGCTGCTGCCGAACGCTACGCGGCGCTGGTTGAGGCCGGCAAACCCCAACCCGGCGCGTGGGGCCGCTTCCCCAAAGTGACCGAGTATATGCGGCAAGAGCAGATGATTGTGGATGTGCCTGCCGAACCGGCGCACGAAGAGCCGTTTGACATTACCCGCGAACCGCTTACCTTCCCTTGCCCGCGCAGCGCCCGTCTGCAAGCAATGGCCCAAGCCGATACCGGCAGCCTGATGAGTCTGGCCTATAGCAGCACACGCGGCTACGGCGATGCCCACCCGACGCTGGTCGAGCTACGCTACGGCTACCTGCCGGTGCAAGTCGCGCACCCGCTCACCGGCGAACCGGTCACGATTGGCGAAATTGAAGCAACCGAGGCTGAAATCGCCTCGAAGGCGCATAGCGTGACGAGTCACGCCGAACCGCCGCGCTTCAACGTCGGCTATGGCTTCGCCTTCGGCCAGAGTGAGCTTAAGGTGATGAGTATGGCCATTCTCGACAGTGTATTGACGCAGGCCCGCGCCGGCAGCCTCGCCGGCGAGTCGGGGCCGGCGGCGGATGAAGAGTTTGTCTTGCTCCACACCGATGGGATCGAGGCCAGCGGATTCGTCGCTCATTATAAGTTGCCGCATTACGTCACCTTTGCCGCCGCCCTCAGCGTGCTGGATCGGGCGCGCGAACATCGCGCCCAACGCCAGAGCCGGCTCGGCCAGTTGGTTGATCAGGCGCTCCCCAGTGATGCACGCTAA
- a CDS encoding phosphonate C-P lyase system protein PhnL — protein MSHPLLEIRNLHKSFTLHLIDGREITPVRNVNLSIAAGEHLLIYGRSGMGKTSILKCIYRTYLPTSGQIWFDSHQFGRIDLSRAAESVILSLREREIGFCSQFLRVLPRVSALDTLCEPLYRQGMDRATAQEIGREWLQRLSISPALWQASPLTFSGGEQQRINLGRAFIARPRLLLLDEPTASLDEATKQVVIAMIRAAQSEGAAIISVSHDLAGLGAHTTRQWTFA, from the coding sequence ATGAGCCATCCACTGCTTGAAATCCGTAACCTGCATAAATCCTTCACCCTGCACCTGATCGATGGGCGCGAAATCACGCCGGTGCGCAACGTAAACCTCAGCATCGCCGCCGGCGAACACCTGCTCATCTACGGGCGCAGCGGCATGGGCAAGACCAGCATTCTCAAGTGCATCTACCGCACCTACCTGCCAACTTCCGGCCAGATCTGGTTTGACTCGCATCAATTTGGCCGCATCGACCTCAGCCGCGCTGCCGAGAGCGTCATCCTCAGCCTGCGCGAGCGCGAGATCGGCTTCTGCTCGCAATTCCTGCGCGTCCTGCCTCGTGTTTCGGCGCTCGATACCCTCTGCGAACCGCTCTACCGGCAGGGGATGGATCGCGCAACCGCGCAAGAGATTGGCCGGGAATGGCTGCAACGGCTCAGCATCTCGCCGGCGCTGTGGCAAGCCAGCCCGCTCACCTTCAGCGGCGGAGAGCAACAACGGATCAATCTTGGGCGAGCCTTTATTGCTCGCCCGCGCCTGCTGCTGCTCGACGAGCCAACCGCCAGCCTCGACGAAGCGACTAAGCAGGTGGTGATTGCGATGATCCGGGCCGCCCAATCCGAAGGCGCCGCGATCATCAGCGTCTCGCACGACTTGGCCGGGCTAGGGGCGCACACCACCCGGCAATGGACGTTCGCGTAG
- a CDS encoding ATP-binding cassette domain-containing protein codes for MIDDWILRVEQLSKHFGPTCPNCHRLTGPDTGRSQCPRCGTVWACVEANLQLNAGEVLGIVGESGSGKSTLLQMIYLALRPDSGHIWYRDNGGPPCDLTTLDRYEARLFRNTKLGIVYQRPELGLNMRFSVGGNVAEKLLLAEWRHFGRIRTRTAELMVKTELPPERIDDEPPTFSGGMLQRVQIAKALASRPSLLLLDEITSGLDVSVQARVLDLLRRIQWEDRITMLLVSHDLGVVRQLARRTIVMKNGHIVEAGLTDQILEDPQHPYTQLLVSSAL; via the coding sequence ATGATCGACGATTGGATTTTGCGGGTCGAGCAGCTCTCGAAGCACTTTGGGCCAACCTGCCCCAATTGCCACCGCCTGACCGGCCCCGACACCGGTCGCTCGCAGTGTCCGCGCTGTGGGACGGTCTGGGCCTGCGTTGAGGCGAACTTGCAATTGAATGCAGGTGAAGTGTTGGGCATCGTCGGCGAGAGCGGCAGTGGCAAGAGCACCCTGTTGCAGATGATCTATCTGGCCTTGCGCCCCGACAGCGGCCACATCTGGTACCGAGACAACGGCGGGCCACCGTGCGACCTCACCACCCTCGACCGCTACGAAGCGCGACTGTTCCGCAACACCAAACTCGGCATCGTTTACCAGCGCCCCGAACTGGGCTTAAACATGCGCTTTTCGGTGGGAGGCAACGTCGCTGAAAAGCTGCTGCTGGCCGAATGGCGGCACTTTGGCCGAATCCGCACCCGCACCGCCGAATTAATGGTCAAAACCGAACTGCCGCCGGAACGGATCGACGACGAACCGCCGACCTTCAGCGGCGGCATGTTACAGCGAGTGCAGATCGCCAAAGCACTCGCCAGCCGGCCCAGCCTATTGCTGCTCGATGAAATCACCAGCGGGCTCGATGTCTCGGTACAGGCCCGCGTGCTCGACCTGCTGCGCCGGATTCAATGGGAAGACCGGATCACCATGCTGCTGGTATCGCACGATCTCGGCGTGGTGCGCCAACTGGCCCGCCGCACGATTGTGATGAAGAACGGCCACATTGTCGAAGCGGGGTTGACCGACCAAATCCTCGAAGACCCGCAGCATCCGTACACCCAACTGCTGGTCTCGTCGGCATTGTAA
- a CDS encoding ATP-binding protein, whose product MIQRSTTLRVRFAIWTGGLLCVTLLLFSGFVYWQTAQGLSESLDTALQASALQITAGLSGEQLNVEDGQIALDEHLADPTLLAQLQTQGLTIRVLDRTGAIRQAVGAYHHAPVDPVSLQARSGTPVWHTQILADGTTVRVYTVPVYEHDQSVGLIQIIQSLEPVVETLQQLQTAFAIGIPALTLLAGLGGYWLAARALQPITNIIRTAQQISATDLHARITLPPTDDEVGRLAATFNSMLARLEDAFRRERQFTADASHELRTPVAAMEAIITVTRERPRSVTEYTQALDDLLVQTRRLRSLIDDLLQLTRSETRYRSTHTPVNLSLLLEDVTETMRPLAEERGLVIATEISPNLVVVGDSDSLIRLWLNVLDNAIKYTPRGTITLRASRTGDQVTVTVTDSGIGIAPEHLPFIFERFYRVDPARSGNGNGLGLAIAREIVRLHHGTITVTSELGHGTTFTVNLPTSSG is encoded by the coding sequence ATGATCCAACGTAGTACGACATTACGCGTACGCTTTGCCATCTGGACGGGCGGGTTGCTCTGTGTCACACTGTTGCTCTTTAGTGGGTTTGTTTATTGGCAAACCGCTCAAGGCTTGTCCGAGTCACTTGATACTGCTCTCCAAGCCAGCGCTCTCCAAATCACGGCCGGTCTCAGTGGTGAGCAGCTCAATGTCGAAGATGGTCAGATCGCACTCGATGAGCATCTGGCCGATCCGACGTTATTGGCGCAATTGCAAACCCAAGGGTTAACGATCCGGGTTCTCGACCGCACCGGTGCGATTCGGCAAGCGGTCGGCGCTTATCACCATGCACCGGTCGATCCGGTTAGTTTGCAAGCACGCTCTGGGACACCTGTGTGGCATACGCAGATCCTCGCCGATGGGACGACAGTGCGGGTCTATACTGTACCGGTGTACGAACACGACCAATCGGTTGGCTTGATTCAGATTATACAGTCGCTTGAACCGGTAGTCGAAACATTGCAGCAACTCCAAACCGCGTTCGCAATTGGTATTCCTGCGCTAACCTTACTGGCCGGATTGGGGGGCTACTGGTTAGCTGCACGGGCATTACAGCCTATCACCAACATCATCCGTACTGCCCAACAGATTTCGGCCACCGATTTACATGCCCGCATCACCTTACCACCAACTGACGATGAAGTTGGTCGGCTGGCAGCTACGTTCAACAGTATGCTCGCCCGACTAGAAGATGCGTTTCGGCGTGAACGGCAATTTACCGCCGATGCGTCGCACGAATTGCGTACACCGGTTGCCGCTATGGAAGCGATTATTACCGTGACCCGTGAACGTCCACGCAGTGTCACCGAATATACCCAAGCGCTCGATGATTTATTGGTGCAAACTCGCCGTCTTCGCAGCTTGATCGACGATCTGTTGCAACTGACACGTAGTGAAACCCGGTATCGCTCTACACACACACCGGTCAACCTATCACTCCTGCTCGAAGATGTTACCGAAACGATGCGTCCTCTTGCCGAAGAGCGTGGGTTGGTCATCGCTACCGAGATTAGTCCCAACTTAGTTGTGGTAGGTGATAGTGATAGTCTTATTCGCCTCTGGCTCAATGTACTTGATAACGCGATCAAATATACGCCCCGCGGTACGATTACCCTCCGCGCCTCTCGTACCGGTGATCAGGTCACGGTCACAGTAACCGATAGCGGTATCGGTATTGCGCCTGAACATCTTCCCTTTATCTTCGAGCGTTTTTATCGTGTTGATCCTGCCCGCAGTGGTAATGGTAACGGCCTTGGCCTCGCAATCGCCCGCGAGATCGTGCGGCTCCATCACGGTACGATCACCGTTACGAGTGAATTGGGCCACGGCACGACCTTTACTGTGAACCTTCCGACCAGTTCCGGTTGA
- a CDS encoding sensor domain-containing protein encodes MIDDTASVPSPFLNSDVVAAPLNTLLECIVEIVIILAPDQTIRFASPALTNLLGHPQALVVNRSLYDFVHVDDHDRLQRHLAQLADSQCRRQPIRVRLQHAEGGWYIFELRCCNRQHQPEVGGIILSGYDVTALLAADYALRNNEFRYRQLLELAPLLIIISTLPEGIIRYCNPAGARIFGVDDPAEPVNQPLTEFLSGEDHDLMRKRRQALRNGQLLQPARYHIYARDQIVRVIEVQGTLIEGPGEIQVLTIGYDVTDRVEAERQLNLRARVLSQINEAVIVTDRSGAIIYLNEMAAYLYAVQPEAIIGQPLSRLFTAEPLPYQPVQPSVQSFSTGWRGELIHRLPDGRAMMVEVRIDPLYHDELANGGALIVVRDITARKQAEERLRLLESVVVHTNDAVIILDAEPLHAPGPFIRYANAACSQLTGYATNELIGRSLRILHGPATDSVTLNRLWEAMERQQPARFALLYYTRAGKPIWVDLSLSPVTDEYGKATHFIALHRDISAQKLAAFLEHDRSAILALLLQHAPVTAMLNRLVTLIERQRPNWLVWAELDGHPAAASKPLAGEADLIGPRLRQMIARHNQKAPIVLDLHTHWDQLRHLSVSSGWIWPLAKAHGALAIFHQQTDWVSESDQMLLRVATELFNLIADHANLNAQLNYQVRYDTLTGLPNRNLLQERIDLALRDARERRHIVALLFIDLDGFKQVNDSLGHPIGDRFLKHVSQAFAACARPQDTLGRMGGDEFLLLMPDLPDARLADIAAQRLLDALQTPFLHDGHELRLTASIGISLFPRDGVDVVTLLKNADSAMHRAKELKRSGFLHYRPEHSRRAHTRLALEAQLRRALERHELAVYYQPQYDLVSEGITGVEALVRWHHPQRGPIAPGEFVPIAEESDLIIEIGSWVLREACRQAMAWQQAGYPLLRISVNVSARQLLRPEFVAEVAAVLHATGLPAQYLELEITEGVMLDDPIYAARQIDQLRHMGVRIALDDFGTGYSSLAYLRQLRLDALKIDQAFVRAIDEQQNVVTNSRALLRAIINLAHSLGLAVVAEGVETDEQRAALLSMGCDVLQGYLISQPLPADEVWPMLVRLHNQQRLME; translated from the coding sequence ATGATTGACGATACCGCATCTGTACCCTCTCCTTTTCTGAACAGTGATGTCGTAGCTGCGCCTCTCAACACGCTGCTAGAATGTATCGTCGAAATAGTCATCATTCTCGCACCTGATCAGACCATCCGCTTTGCCAGCCCAGCCCTGACCAACCTGCTCGGCCATCCGCAAGCCCTTGTGGTCAACCGATCCCTCTATGATTTCGTTCACGTCGACGACCACGACCGGTTGCAGCGCCATCTCGCTCAATTAGCCGATAGCCAATGCCGGCGCCAACCAATCCGGGTACGTCTACAACACGCCGAGGGCGGCTGGTACATTTTCGAGCTGCGGTGCTGTAACCGCCAGCACCAACCCGAAGTCGGCGGGATCATTCTCAGCGGCTATGATGTCACGGCGTTGCTTGCCGCCGATTATGCGCTGCGCAACAACGAATTTCGCTACCGCCAACTGCTCGAATTGGCCCCGCTGCTGATCATCATCAGCACCCTTCCAGAGGGAATTATCCGCTACTGCAACCCAGCCGGCGCACGCATCTTTGGCGTGGACGATCCAGCCGAGCCGGTCAACCAACCGCTGACCGAATTTCTCTCTGGCGAAGATCACGACCTGATGCGCAAGCGCCGTCAGGCACTGCGCAACGGCCAACTCCTCCAACCGGCCCGGTATCACATTTATGCCCGCGATCAGATTGTGCGCGTGATAGAGGTGCAAGGCACGTTGATCGAAGGCCCTGGCGAAATACAGGTCTTGACGATCGGTTACGATGTCACCGACCGGGTGGAAGCGGAACGGCAATTAAACTTGCGGGCGCGGGTGCTGTCGCAAATTAACGAGGCGGTGATCGTGACTGACCGCAGCGGCGCGATTATCTATCTCAACGAGATGGCGGCGTACCTCTACGCTGTTCAACCGGAAGCGATCATCGGCCAGCCGCTGAGCCGTCTGTTTACTGCTGAACCGCTGCCGTACCAGCCGGTGCAACCTTCGGTGCAGAGCTTCAGCACAGGTTGGCGCGGTGAATTAATCCATCGCCTGCCAGACGGGCGGGCCATGATGGTGGAGGTTCGTATCGATCCGCTCTACCACGACGAGTTAGCCAACGGCGGCGCGCTGATCGTGGTGCGCGATATCACTGCGCGCAAACAGGCTGAAGAACGGTTGCGCCTGCTCGAATCGGTGGTGGTGCATACCAACGACGCCGTGATCATCCTCGACGCTGAACCGCTGCATGCACCCGGCCCATTTATTCGCTATGCCAACGCGGCCTGTAGCCAACTAACCGGCTATGCCACCAATGAGCTGATTGGCCGTAGCTTGCGCATCTTGCACGGCCCGGCTACCGATTCGGTGACACTCAACCGGCTGTGGGAAGCGATGGAGCGACAGCAGCCAGCTCGCTTTGCATTGCTCTACTACACGCGCGCTGGCAAACCGATTTGGGTCGATCTCAGCTTGTCACCAGTTACTGACGAATATGGCAAAGCAACGCATTTTATTGCCTTGCACCGCGACATCAGCGCGCAGAAGCTGGCGGCATTCCTCGAACACGACCGCTCGGCGATTTTGGCCTTGTTGCTCCAACACGCACCAGTCACCGCCATGCTGAACCGGCTGGTAACGCTCATCGAACGGCAACGACCCAACTGGCTGGTGTGGGCTGAATTGGACGGGCACCCCGCTGCCGCTAGCAAACCATTGGCCGGTGAAGCCGACCTGATTGGGCCACGCTTGCGCCAGATGATCGCGCGGCATAACCAAAAAGCGCCCATCGTGCTGGATCTGCATACTCATTGGGATCAATTGCGTCATTTGAGCGTCAGCAGCGGCTGGATTTGGCCGCTGGCCAAAGCCCATGGCGCGCTCGCCATCTTCCACCAACAAACCGATTGGGTAAGCGAGAGCGATCAAATGCTATTGCGCGTCGCAACCGAACTTTTCAACTTGATCGCTGATCACGCTAACCTCAATGCGCAGCTCAACTATCAAGTGCGCTATGACACGCTGACCGGCTTGCCAAACCGCAATCTGTTGCAAGAGCGGATCGATCTCGCCCTGCGCGATGCGCGCGAGCGGCGCCATATTGTGGCACTACTCTTTATCGATCTCGATGGCTTTAAGCAGGTGAATGACTCGCTTGGGCATCCCATCGGGGACCGTTTTCTCAAACACGTTAGCCAGGCCTTCGCTGCATGCGCCCGCCCCCAAGATACGCTGGGCCGTATGGGAGGCGATGAGTTTCTGTTGCTGATGCCTGATCTGCCTGATGCACGATTAGCCGATATTGCCGCTCAACGCTTGCTTGATGCGTTGCAAACGCCGTTCCTTCACGATGGGCATGAATTGCGCTTAACCGCCAGCATCGGGATCAGCCTCTTTCCGCGCGATGGCGTCGATGTGGTGACCTTGCTCAAGAATGCGGACAGTGCCATGCACCGCGCCAAGGAACTCAAACGCAGCGGTTTTCTGCATTACCGGCCCGAACATAGCCGACGCGCTCATACTCGCCTCGCGCTGGAAGCCCAACTGCGCCGCGCGCTTGAACGGCATGAACTAGCGGTGTACTACCAACCGCAATACGATTTAGTCAGCGAAGGTATCACCGGCGTCGAGGCGCTGGTGCGCTGGCACCATCCGCAACGCGGCCCGATTGCTCCCGGCGAGTTTGTGCCGATTGCCGAAGAGAGTGATCTGATTATCGAGATTGGTTCGTGGGTGCTGCGCGAAGCCTGCCGGCAAGCAATGGCATGGCAACAGGCTGGCTATCCGCTCTTGCGCATCAGCGTCAACGTCTCGGCCCGCCAACTATTGCGGCCTGAGTTTGTGGCCGAAGTGGCAGCGGTCTTGCACGCCACCGGTCTGCCGGCTCAGTATCTCGAACTAGAGATTACCGAAGGCGTGATGCTTGATGACCCGATCTACGCGGCGCGCCAGATCGATCAGTTGCGCCACATGGGGGTGCGGATTGCGCTCGACGATTTCGGCACCGGGTATTCGTCGCTCGCCTATTTGCGCCAGCTCCGCCTCGATGCGCTCAAGATTGACCAAGCGTTTGTGCGCGCCATTGACGAACAACAGAATGTTGTCACGAACAGCCGTGCTCTGTTGCGCGCGATTATCAATTTGGCGCATAGCCTTGGACTGGCCGTCGTCGCTGAAGGGGTTGAAACCGATGAGCAGCGGGCCGCGTTGCTCAGTATGGGGTGCGACGTGTTGCAGGGTTACCTGATCTCCCAGCCACTACCCGCCGACGAGGTCTGGCCGATGCTTGTACGGCTGCATAACCAGCAACGACTGATGGAGTGA
- a CDS encoding alpha-D-ribose 1-methylphosphonate 5-phosphate C-P-lyase PhnJ, with the protein MSETSDQLYNFALLDEDAKREIRRKLLKAVAIPGHLVPFASRDLPIARGWGTGGLQITLSIITPDDTLKVIDQGDDESVNAVNLRRLITRTTGVTTTTDTAAATIIQTRHRIPEEPMWADQILVLQVPMADPLRWVEPNLERATIMHSEADYGKMWVYMYESVVRAGDLRIASQYPVIVNRRYLMDTTPIPRWDVPKLHMADTLYLFGAGREKRIYAVPPYTVVEPLQFEDYPFRTEYRPGQRCARCGAEHTFLTEHFVSDSNGGRWETTCSDAAYCAKRVAQMEATA; encoded by the coding sequence ATGAGCGAAACTTCCGATCAGCTCTACAATTTCGCCCTGCTCGATGAAGATGCCAAACGCGAGATCCGGCGCAAGCTGTTGAAGGCGGTCGCCATTCCCGGCCACCTCGTGCCGTTTGCTAGCCGCGATCTGCCGATTGCCCGCGGCTGGGGTACCGGCGGGTTGCAGATTACGCTGTCGATCATCACCCCAGACGATACGCTCAAGGTGATCGATCAAGGCGACGACGAGAGCGTCAATGCGGTCAATTTGCGCCGGCTGATCACCCGCACTACCGGCGTCACTACCACCACCGACACCGCTGCGGCGACGATCATCCAAACCCGCCACCGCATCCCCGAAGAGCCAATGTGGGCCGATCAGATTCTGGTCTTGCAGGTGCCGATGGCTGATCCGCTGCGCTGGGTGGAACCGAACCTCGAACGGGCCACGATCATGCACAGCGAAGCCGACTACGGCAAGATGTGGGTCTATATGTACGAGAGCGTGGTGCGAGCCGGTGATCTGCGCATCGCCAGCCAGTATCCGGTGATCGTCAACCGGCGCTACCTGATGGACACCACCCCCATCCCGCGCTGGGATGTGCCGAAGCTGCACATGGCTGACACCCTTTACCTGTTTGGGGCCGGGCGCGAGAAGCGCATCTACGCGGTGCCGCCCTACACTGTGGTCGAGCCGCTCCAGTTTGAGGATTACCCCTTCCGCACCGAGTACCGGCCCGGCCAGCGCTGCGCGCGTTGCGGGGCCGAACACACCTTTCTCACCGAGCATTTCGTCAGCGATAGCAACGGCGGACGGTGGGAAACCACCTGTTCCGACGCAGCGTACTGCGCGAAGCGCGTGGCGCAGATGGAGGCGACGGCATGA
- a CDS encoding alpha-D-ribose 1-methylphosphonate 5-triphosphate diphosphatase: MQYLFTNATVVLPDRVIEEGWVVIDRGRIGAIGRGKHPYAATMPQFDLDGAYLLPGLIDLHCDAIEKLVQPRPGVEIEVGIALHAADRLLLGCGVTCQFHALSLDDAEFGVRSDRFVSDFLHQLSAERHCGARHLVHARVEVSSERGLEALKTMLGHPLLRLVSIMDHSPGQGQYTTEAAFRHYVAKTTGRSDAEIDELLARKRAAQSDVPNRIRQVIAWATKYGLPVASHDDDTPERVAQWVELGVKLAEFPTTLTAAQTAHTAGMAVGMGAPNVLRGKSSGGNLSALTAIEAGVVDWLCADYYPASLLPVIFRLADRGTLSLPAAVALVSHHPACAAGIGHLIGSIQPGLIADLIVVRRMPDPVVQQVFVSGKPVYTLQEQNEPLPFPDRHQMGEELPAPREHR, encoded by the coding sequence ATGCAATATCTCTTCACCAACGCGACTGTTGTCTTACCCGATCGAGTCATTGAAGAGGGTTGGGTGGTGATCGACCGAGGCCGGATCGGGGCGATTGGACGCGGCAAGCACCCGTATGCGGCAACGATGCCGCAGTTTGATCTCGACGGGGCGTATTTGTTGCCCGGCCTGATCGATCTGCACTGTGACGCTATCGAAAAACTCGTCCAACCTCGGCCCGGTGTCGAGATTGAAGTTGGTATCGCATTGCACGCTGCCGACCGGCTCTTGCTAGGGTGCGGCGTGACCTGCCAATTCCACGCCTTATCGCTCGACGACGCCGAATTCGGTGTGCGCAGCGATCGCTTTGTCAGCGACTTCCTTCACCAGCTCAGCGCCGAACGGCACTGCGGCGCACGCCATCTCGTGCATGCCCGGGTCGAGGTCAGCAGTGAGCGCGGCCTTGAGGCGCTGAAGACAATGCTGGGCCATCCCTTATTGCGGCTGGTCTCAATCATGGATCACAGTCCGGGGCAGGGGCAATATACCACCGAAGCTGCGTTTCGCCATTACGTCGCCAAGACCACTGGGCGCAGCGATGCCGAGATCGACGAATTGTTGGCCCGCAAGCGAGCGGCGCAGAGCGATGTGCCCAACCGGATCCGGCAAGTGATTGCATGGGCGACGAAGTATGGCTTGCCGGTCGCCAGCCACGATGACGATACACCTGAACGGGTGGCGCAGTGGGTGGAGTTGGGGGTGAAACTTGCCGAATTCCCCACCACCTTAACCGCGGCCCAAACGGCGCATACCGCCGGGATGGCGGTGGGGATGGGAGCGCCGAACGTGCTGCGCGGCAAGTCAAGTGGCGGCAACCTGAGCGCGTTAACCGCAATCGAGGCCGGCGTTGTTGACTGGCTGTGCGCCGACTACTATCCGGCCTCGCTATTGCCGGTCATCTTCCGCCTCGCCGACCGCGGTACCCTTAGCTTGCCCGCCGCAGTGGCGCTAGTCAGCCATCACCCGGCCTGCGCCGCCGGCATCGGCCATCTGATCGGCAGTATCCAGCCGGGGCTGATCGCCGATCTGATCGTCGTGCGCCGGATGCCCGATCCGGTGGTGCAGCAGGTCTTTGTCAGCGGGAAGCCGGTGTACACCTTGCAGGAGCAGAACGAACCGCTACCCTTCCCCGACCGCCACCAGATGGGTGAAGAATTGCCGGCCCCACGCGAGCATCGTTAG